One part of the Triplophysa rosa linkage group LG5, Trosa_1v2, whole genome shotgun sequence genome encodes these proteins:
- the prtfdc1b gene encoding phosphoribosyltransferase domain-containing protein 1b, whose amino-acid sequence MNLPKDSNMALSERKQTHMDRGVVIRDAWPGYPLDLFTFPEHYLGDLECVYIPHGIIMDRTERLARNIMDDLGDHDIVVLCVLKGGYQFCADLVERIEVLCCNSSKTLPMRVDFIRLKSYLNDQSTQDLRIEGAENLPVLSGKNVLIVEAIVDTGKTMKTLLDHVKAFGPKIIKVASLLVKRVPSGSGYVPDYVGFEIANRFVVGYALDYNEYFRDLNHICVISDSGKQKYKV is encoded by the exons ATGAATTTACCAAAAGATTCCAACATGGCACTATCGGAgcgtaaacaaacacacatggaTCGAGGCGTCGTG ATTCGAGATGCCTGGCCTGGATACCCCTTGGATCTTTTCACTTTTCCAGAGCATTATTTGGGGGATCTTGAGTGCGTCTACATCCCCCATGGAATTATCATGGATAG GACAGAGAGGCTGGCGAGGAACATCATGGATGATCTTGGCGATCATGACATCGTTGTTCTGTGTGTGCTTAAGGGGGGTTATCAGTTCTGCGCTGACCTGGTGGAGCGCATCGAAGTCTTGTGCTGTAACTCCAGCAAGACCCTTCCAATGAGGGTGGACTTCATACGTCTCAAGAGCTACCTG AACGACCAGTCAACTCAAGATCTCCGCATAGAGGGAGCAGAGAATCTCCCTGTGTTGAGTGGAAAG AATGTCCTGATTGTGGAG GCCATCGTGGACACTGGAAAGACCATGAAGACTCTGCTGGATCATGTTAAAGCGTTTGGGCCCAAGATTATCAAAGTAGCTAG TTTGCTGGTGAAAAGGGTGCCTAGTGGGTCAGGTTACGTGCCAGACT ATGTTGGATTTGAAATCGCCAATCGCTTTGTGGTCGGTTATGCCTTGGATTACAATGAATACTTCAGAGATCTAAAT CACATATGTGTGATCAGCGATAGCGGGAAACAGAAATATAAGGTTTGA